A window of the Lagenorhynchus albirostris chromosome 1, mLagAlb1.1, whole genome shotgun sequence genome harbors these coding sequences:
- the TOX4 gene encoding TOX high mobility group box family member 4 isoform X1 → MGSTPKRGTLRISSTQPCSSLSSMQFLLFPLSLFPFFSSLQTFHTPSLGDEEFEIPPISLDSDPSLAVSDVVGHFDDLADPSSSQDGSFSAQYGVQTLDMPVGMTHGLMEQGGGLLSGGLTMDLDHSIGTQYSANPPVTIDVPMTDMTSGLMGHSQLTTIDQSELSSQLGLSLGGGTILPPAQSPEDRLSTTPSPTSSLHEDGVEEFRRQLPSQKTVVVEAGKKQKAPKKRKKKDPNEPQKPVSAYALFFRDTQAAIKGQNPNATFGEVSKIVASMWDSLGEEQKQVYKRKTEAAKKEYLKALAAYKDNQECQATVETVELDPAPPSQTPSPPPVTTAEPASPAAASTEPPALSPSIVVNSTLSSYVANQASSGAGGQPNITKLIITKQMLPSSITMSQGGMVTVIPATVVTSRGIQLGQTSTATIQPSQQAQIVTRSVLQAAAAAAASMQLPPPRLQPPPLQQMPQPPAQQQVAILQQPPPLQAMQQPPPQKFRINLQQQPPPLQVKLVPPPTLKMQTTLVPPPVERSPERPVNSSPETHTVEETSPETICEMITDVVPEVESPSQMDVELVSGSPMTLSPQPRCVRSGCENPPVVSKDWDNEYCSNECVVKHCRDVFLAWVASRNSNTVVFVK, encoded by the exons ATGGGATCCACGCCAAAAAGAGGTACACTGAGAATCTCCAGTACTCAGCCATGTTCTTCACTTAGCAGTATGCAGTTCCTCCTCTTCCCACTaagtctttttccctttttttcctccctacagACGTTCCATACACCAAGCCTGGGTGATGAAGAATTTGAAATCCCCCCTATCTCCTTGGATTCTGATCCCTCACTGGCTGTCTCAGATGTGGTTGGCCACTTTGATGACCTGGCAGACCCTTCCTCCTCTCAGGATGGCAGCTTTTCAGCCCAGTATGGGGTCCAGACATTGGACATGCCTGTGGGCATGACCCATGGCTTGATGGAGCAGGGCGGGGGGCTCCTGAGTGGGGGCTTGACCATG GACTTGGATCATTCTATAGGAACTCAGTATAGCGCCAATCCACCTGTTACAATTGATGTACCAATGACAGACATGACATCTGGCTTGATGGGGCATAGCCAGTTGACCACCATTGATCAGTCAGAACTGAGTTCTCAACTTGGTTTGAGCTTAGGGGGTGGCACCATCCTGCCACCTGCCCAGTCACCTGAGGATCGTCTTTCAACCACACCTTCACCTACTAGTTCACTTCATGAGGATGGTGTTGAGGAATTCCGGAGG CAACTTCCCAGCCAGAAGACAGTTGTGGTGGAAGCAGGGAAAAAGCAGAAGGccccaaagaagagaaaaaagaaggatcCTAATGAACCTCAAAAACCAGTTTCAGCATATGCTTTATTCTTTCGTGACACACAGGCTGCCATCAAGGGACAGAATCCCAATGCCACTTTTGGGGAGGTTTCAAAAATTGTGGCTTCCATGTGGGACAGTCTTGGAGAGGAGCAAAAACAG GTATATAAGAGGAAAACTGAAGCTGCCAAGAAGGAGTATCTGAAGGCTCTGGCTGCTTATAAAGACAATCAAGAGTGTCAG GCTACTGTGGAAACAGTGGAATTGGATCCAGCGCCCCCATCACAGACTCCTTCTCCGCCTCCTGTGACTACTGCTGAGCCAGCCTCTCCAGCAGCAGCCTCAACAGAGCCCCCTGCCCTGTCTCCTTCCATTGTTGTGAATTCCACTCTTTCATCCTATGTAGCAAACCAGGCATCTTCTGGGGCTGGGGGTCAGCCCAATATTACCAAGTTGATTATTACCAAACAGATGTTGCCCTCTTCTATTACTATGTCTCAAGGAGGGATGGTTACCGTTATCCCAGCCACAGTGGTGACCTCCCGGGGGATCCAACTAGGCCAAACCAGTACAGCTACTATCCAGCCTAGTCAGCAAGCCCAGATCGTCACTAGGTCAGTGCTGcaggcagcagctgcagcagcagcttccATGCAATTGCCTCCGCCCCGACTACAACCCCCTCCGTTGCAGCAAATGCCTCAGCCCCCGGCTCAGCAGCAAGTCGCCATCCTGCAGCAGCCTCCCCCGCTGCAGGCCATGCAGCAGCCCCCACCTCAGAAATTTCGAATCAATCTACAGCAGCAGCCGCCGCCACTGCAGGTCAAGCTTGTGCCTCCACCCACTCTAAAAATGCAGACTACCTTGGTTCCACCACCTGTAGAAAGGAGTCCGGAGCGGCCTGTGAACAGCAGCCCTGAGACCCACACAGTGGAGGAAACCTCTCCTGAGACAATCTGTGAGATGATCACAGATGTAGTTCCTGAG GTTGAGTCTCCTTctcaaatggatgttgaattggTGAGTGGGTCTCCTATGACGCTCTCACCCCAGCCTCGATGTGTGAGGTCTGGCTGTGAGAACCCTCCCGTTGTGAGTAAGGACTGGGACAATGAGTACTGCAGCAATGAGTGCGTGGTGAAGCACTGCAG ggaTGTCTTCTTGGCCTGGGTAGCCTCTAGAAACTCAAACACAGTAGTGTTTGTGAAGTAG
- the METTL3 gene encoding N6-adenosine-methyltransferase catalytic subunit, translating into MSDTWSSIQAHKKQLDSLRERLQRRRKQDSGHLDLRNPEAALSPTFRSDSPVPTAPTSGGPKPSTASAVPELATDPELEKKLLHHLSDLALTLPTDAVSIRLAISTPDAPATQDGVESLLQKFAAQELIEVKRGLLQDDAHPTLVTYADHSKLSAMMGAVAEKKGSGEVAGTITGQKRRAEQDSTTVATFASSLASGLASSASEVAKEPTKKSRKHAASDVDLEIESLLNQQSTKEQQSKKVSQEILELLNTTTAKEQSIVEKFRSRGRAQVQEFCDYGTKEECMKASDADRPCRKLHFRRIINKHTDESLGDCSFLNTCFHMDTCKYVHYEIDACMDSEAPGSKDHTPSQELALTQSVGGDSNADRLFPPQWICCDIRYLDVSILGKFAVVMADPPWDIHMELPYGTLTDDEMRRLNIPVLQDDGFLFLWVTGRAMELGRECLNLWGYERVDEIIWVKTNQLQRIIRTGRTGHWLNHGKEHCLVGVKGNPQGFNQGLDCDVIVAEVRSTSHKPDEIYGMIERLSPGTRKIELFGRPHNVQPNWITLGNQLDGIHLLDPDVVARFKQRYPDGIISKPKNL; encoded by the exons ATCTTCGGAATCCAGAGGCAGCACTGTCTCCAACCTTCCGTAGTGACAGCCCGGTGCCTACTGCACCCACTTCTGGTGGCCCTAAGCCCAGCACGGCTTCAGCAGTTCCTGAACTAGCTACAGACCCTGAATTAGAGAAGAAGTTGCTACACCACCTCTCTGATCTGGCGCTAACTTTGCCCACTGATGCTGTGTCCATCCGTCTTGCCATCTCCACG CCAGATGCCCCTGCCACTCAAGATGGGGTGGAAAGCCTCCTACAGAAGTTTGCAGCTCAGGAGTTGATTGAAGTAAAGCGAGGTCTCCTACAAGATGATGCACATCCCACTCTTGTGACCTACGCTGATCATTCCAAGCTGTCTGCCATGATGGGGGCTGTGGCAGAAAAAAAGGGCTCTGGGGAGGTAGCGGGGACTATCACAGGGCAGAAGCGGCGTGCAGAACAGGACTCGACCACAGTAGCTACCTTTGCTAGCTCTTTGGCCTCTGGTTTGGCCTCTTCAGCATCAGAAGTAGCCAAGGAGCCAACCAAGAAGTCAAGGAAACATGCTGCCTCAGATGTTGATCTGGAGATAGAGAGCCTTCTTAACCAACAATCTACTAAGGAACAACAGAGCAAGAAG GTTAGTCAGGAGATCCTAGAGCTACTGAATACTACAACAGCCAAGGAACAATCCATAGTTGAAAAGTTTCGCTCACGAGGTCGGGCTCAAGTGCAAGAGTTCTGTGACTATGGAACCAAGGAGGAGTGCATGAAAGCCAGTGATGCTGACCGGCCCTGTCGCAAGCTGCACTTCAG ACGGATCATCAATAAACACACTGATGAGTCATTAGGTGACTGCTCTTTCCTTAACACATGTTTCCACATGGATACCTGCAAATATGTTCACTATGAAATTGATGCTTGCATGGATTCTGAAGCTCCTGGAAGCAAAGACCATACACCAAGCCAGGAGCTTGCCCTTACACAGAGCGTTGGAGGTGACTCCAATGCAGATCGACTCTTCCCACCTCAG TGGATCTGTTGTGATATCCGCTACCTGGACGTCAGTATCTTGGGCAAGTTTGCAGTTGTGATGGCTGACCCACCCTGGGATATTCACATGGAGCTGCCCTATGGGACCCTGACAGATGAtgagatgcgcaggctcaacatACCAGTACTGCAGGATGATggctttctcttcctctgggtCACAGGCAG GGCCATGGAGTTGGGCAGAGAATGTCTGAACCTCTGGGG TTACGAACGGGTAGATGAAATTATCTGGGTGAAGACAAATCAACTGCAACGCATCATTCGGACAGGCCGCACAGGTCATTGGTTGAACCATGGGAAGGAACACTGCTTG GTTGGTGTCAAAGGAAATCCCCAAGGCTTCAACCAGGGTCTGGATTGTGATGTGATCGTAGCTGAG GTTCGTTCCACTAGTCATAAACCGGATGAAATCTATGGCATGATTGAAAGACTGTCCCCTGGCACTCGCAAGATTGAGTTATTTGGACGACCACACAATGTGCAACCGAACTG GATCACCCTTGGAAACCAACTGGATGGGATCCACCTACTAGACCCAGATGTGGTTGCCCGGTTCAAGCAAAGGTATCCAGATGGTATCATCTCTAAACCTAAGAATCTATAG
- the TOX4 gene encoding TOX high mobility group box family member 4 isoform X3: MKTFHTPSLGDEEFEIPPISLDSDPSLAVSDVVGHFDDLADPSSSQDGSFSAQYGVQTLDMPVGMTHGLMEQGGGLLSGGLTMDLDHSIGTQYSANPPVTIDVPMTDMTSGLMGHSQLTTIDQSELSSQLGLSLGGGTILPPAQSPEDRLSTTPSPTSSLHEDGVEEFRRQLPSQKTVVVEAGKKQKAPKKRKKKDPNEPQKPVSAYALFFRDTQAAIKGQNPNATFGEVSKIVASMWDSLGEEQKQVYKRKTEAAKKEYLKALAAYKDNQECQATVETVELDPAPPSQTPSPPPVTTAEPASPAAASTEPPALSPSIVVNSTLSSYVANQASSGAGGQPNITKLIITKQMLPSSITMSQGGMVTVIPATVVTSRGIQLGQTSTATIQPSQQAQIVTRSVLQAAAAAAASMQLPPPRLQPPPLQQMPQPPAQQQVAILQQPPPLQAMQQPPPQKFRINLQQQPPPLQVKLVPPPTLKMQTTLVPPPVERSPERPVNSSPETHTVEETSPETICEMITDVVPEVESPSQMDVELVSGSPMTLSPQPRCVRSGCENPPVVSKDWDNEYCSNECVVKHCRDVFLAWVASRNSNTVVFVK; encoded by the exons ATGAAG ACGTTCCATACACCAAGCCTGGGTGATGAAGAATTTGAAATCCCCCCTATCTCCTTGGATTCTGATCCCTCACTGGCTGTCTCAGATGTGGTTGGCCACTTTGATGACCTGGCAGACCCTTCCTCCTCTCAGGATGGCAGCTTTTCAGCCCAGTATGGGGTCCAGACATTGGACATGCCTGTGGGCATGACCCATGGCTTGATGGAGCAGGGCGGGGGGCTCCTGAGTGGGGGCTTGACCATG GACTTGGATCATTCTATAGGAACTCAGTATAGCGCCAATCCACCTGTTACAATTGATGTACCAATGACAGACATGACATCTGGCTTGATGGGGCATAGCCAGTTGACCACCATTGATCAGTCAGAACTGAGTTCTCAACTTGGTTTGAGCTTAGGGGGTGGCACCATCCTGCCACCTGCCCAGTCACCTGAGGATCGTCTTTCAACCACACCTTCACCTACTAGTTCACTTCATGAGGATGGTGTTGAGGAATTCCGGAGG CAACTTCCCAGCCAGAAGACAGTTGTGGTGGAAGCAGGGAAAAAGCAGAAGGccccaaagaagagaaaaaagaaggatcCTAATGAACCTCAAAAACCAGTTTCAGCATATGCTTTATTCTTTCGTGACACACAGGCTGCCATCAAGGGACAGAATCCCAATGCCACTTTTGGGGAGGTTTCAAAAATTGTGGCTTCCATGTGGGACAGTCTTGGAGAGGAGCAAAAACAG GTATATAAGAGGAAAACTGAAGCTGCCAAGAAGGAGTATCTGAAGGCTCTGGCTGCTTATAAAGACAATCAAGAGTGTCAG GCTACTGTGGAAACAGTGGAATTGGATCCAGCGCCCCCATCACAGACTCCTTCTCCGCCTCCTGTGACTACTGCTGAGCCAGCCTCTCCAGCAGCAGCCTCAACAGAGCCCCCTGCCCTGTCTCCTTCCATTGTTGTGAATTCCACTCTTTCATCCTATGTAGCAAACCAGGCATCTTCTGGGGCTGGGGGTCAGCCCAATATTACCAAGTTGATTATTACCAAACAGATGTTGCCCTCTTCTATTACTATGTCTCAAGGAGGGATGGTTACCGTTATCCCAGCCACAGTGGTGACCTCCCGGGGGATCCAACTAGGCCAAACCAGTACAGCTACTATCCAGCCTAGTCAGCAAGCCCAGATCGTCACTAGGTCAGTGCTGcaggcagcagctgcagcagcagcttccATGCAATTGCCTCCGCCCCGACTACAACCCCCTCCGTTGCAGCAAATGCCTCAGCCCCCGGCTCAGCAGCAAGTCGCCATCCTGCAGCAGCCTCCCCCGCTGCAGGCCATGCAGCAGCCCCCACCTCAGAAATTTCGAATCAATCTACAGCAGCAGCCGCCGCCACTGCAGGTCAAGCTTGTGCCTCCACCCACTCTAAAAATGCAGACTACCTTGGTTCCACCACCTGTAGAAAGGAGTCCGGAGCGGCCTGTGAACAGCAGCCCTGAGACCCACACAGTGGAGGAAACCTCTCCTGAGACAATCTGTGAGATGATCACAGATGTAGTTCCTGAG GTTGAGTCTCCTTctcaaatggatgttgaattggTGAGTGGGTCTCCTATGACGCTCTCACCCCAGCCTCGATGTGTGAGGTCTGGCTGTGAGAACCCTCCCGTTGTGAGTAAGGACTGGGACAATGAGTACTGCAGCAATGAGTGCGTGGTGAAGCACTGCAG ggaTGTCTTCTTGGCCTGGGTAGCCTCTAGAAACTCAAACACAGTAGTGTTTGTGAAGTAG
- the TOX4 gene encoding TOX high mobility group box family member 4 isoform X4 → MPVGMTHGLMEQGGGLLSGGLTMDLDHSIGTQYSANPPVTIDVPMTDMTSGLMGHSQLTTIDQSELSSQLGLSLGGGTILPPAQSPEDRLSTTPSPTSSLHEDGVEEFRRQLPSQKTVVVEAGKKQKAPKKRKKKDPNEPQKPVSAYALFFRDTQAAIKGQNPNATFGEVSKIVASMWDSLGEEQKQVYKRKTEAAKKEYLKALAAYKDNQECQATVETVELDPAPPSQTPSPPPVTTAEPASPAAASTEPPALSPSIVVNSTLSSYVANQASSGAGGQPNITKLIITKQMLPSSITMSQGGMVTVIPATVVTSRGIQLGQTSTATIQPSQQAQIVTRSVLQAAAAAAASMQLPPPRLQPPPLQQMPQPPAQQQVAILQQPPPLQAMQQPPPQKFRINLQQQPPPLQVKLVPPPTLKMQTTLVPPPVERSPERPVNSSPETHTVEETSPETICEMITDVVPEVESPSQMDVELVSGSPMTLSPQPRCVRSGCENPPVVSKDWDNEYCSNECVVKHCRDVFLAWVASRNSNTVVFVK, encoded by the exons ATGCCTGTGGGCATGACCCATGGCTTGATGGAGCAGGGCGGGGGGCTCCTGAGTGGGGGCTTGACCATG GACTTGGATCATTCTATAGGAACTCAGTATAGCGCCAATCCACCTGTTACAATTGATGTACCAATGACAGACATGACATCTGGCTTGATGGGGCATAGCCAGTTGACCACCATTGATCAGTCAGAACTGAGTTCTCAACTTGGTTTGAGCTTAGGGGGTGGCACCATCCTGCCACCTGCCCAGTCACCTGAGGATCGTCTTTCAACCACACCTTCACCTACTAGTTCACTTCATGAGGATGGTGTTGAGGAATTCCGGAGG CAACTTCCCAGCCAGAAGACAGTTGTGGTGGAAGCAGGGAAAAAGCAGAAGGccccaaagaagagaaaaaagaaggatcCTAATGAACCTCAAAAACCAGTTTCAGCATATGCTTTATTCTTTCGTGACACACAGGCTGCCATCAAGGGACAGAATCCCAATGCCACTTTTGGGGAGGTTTCAAAAATTGTGGCTTCCATGTGGGACAGTCTTGGAGAGGAGCAAAAACAG GTATATAAGAGGAAAACTGAAGCTGCCAAGAAGGAGTATCTGAAGGCTCTGGCTGCTTATAAAGACAATCAAGAGTGTCAG GCTACTGTGGAAACAGTGGAATTGGATCCAGCGCCCCCATCACAGACTCCTTCTCCGCCTCCTGTGACTACTGCTGAGCCAGCCTCTCCAGCAGCAGCCTCAACAGAGCCCCCTGCCCTGTCTCCTTCCATTGTTGTGAATTCCACTCTTTCATCCTATGTAGCAAACCAGGCATCTTCTGGGGCTGGGGGTCAGCCCAATATTACCAAGTTGATTATTACCAAACAGATGTTGCCCTCTTCTATTACTATGTCTCAAGGAGGGATGGTTACCGTTATCCCAGCCACAGTGGTGACCTCCCGGGGGATCCAACTAGGCCAAACCAGTACAGCTACTATCCAGCCTAGTCAGCAAGCCCAGATCGTCACTAGGTCAGTGCTGcaggcagcagctgcagcagcagcttccATGCAATTGCCTCCGCCCCGACTACAACCCCCTCCGTTGCAGCAAATGCCTCAGCCCCCGGCTCAGCAGCAAGTCGCCATCCTGCAGCAGCCTCCCCCGCTGCAGGCCATGCAGCAGCCCCCACCTCAGAAATTTCGAATCAATCTACAGCAGCAGCCGCCGCCACTGCAGGTCAAGCTTGTGCCTCCACCCACTCTAAAAATGCAGACTACCTTGGTTCCACCACCTGTAGAAAGGAGTCCGGAGCGGCCTGTGAACAGCAGCCCTGAGACCCACACAGTGGAGGAAACCTCTCCTGAGACAATCTGTGAGATGATCACAGATGTAGTTCCTGAG GTTGAGTCTCCTTctcaaatggatgttgaattggTGAGTGGGTCTCCTATGACGCTCTCACCCCAGCCTCGATGTGTGAGGTCTGGCTGTGAGAACCCTCCCGTTGTGAGTAAGGACTGGGACAATGAGTACTGCAGCAATGAGTGCGTGGTGAAGCACTGCAG ggaTGTCTTCTTGGCCTGGGTAGCCTCTAGAAACTCAAACACAGTAGTGTTTGTGAAGTAG
- the TOX4 gene encoding TOX high mobility group box family member 4 isoform X2 has translation MEFPGGNDNYLTITGPSHPFLSGAETFHTPSLGDEEFEIPPISLDSDPSLAVSDVVGHFDDLADPSSSQDGSFSAQYGVQTLDMPVGMTHGLMEQGGGLLSGGLTMDLDHSIGTQYSANPPVTIDVPMTDMTSGLMGHSQLTTIDQSELSSQLGLSLGGGTILPPAQSPEDRLSTTPSPTSSLHEDGVEEFRRQLPSQKTVVVEAGKKQKAPKKRKKKDPNEPQKPVSAYALFFRDTQAAIKGQNPNATFGEVSKIVASMWDSLGEEQKQVYKRKTEAAKKEYLKALAAYKDNQECQATVETVELDPAPPSQTPSPPPVTTAEPASPAAASTEPPALSPSIVVNSTLSSYVANQASSGAGGQPNITKLIITKQMLPSSITMSQGGMVTVIPATVVTSRGIQLGQTSTATIQPSQQAQIVTRSVLQAAAAAAASMQLPPPRLQPPPLQQMPQPPAQQQVAILQQPPPLQAMQQPPPQKFRINLQQQPPPLQVKLVPPPTLKMQTTLVPPPVERSPERPVNSSPETHTVEETSPETICEMITDVVPEVESPSQMDVELVSGSPMTLSPQPRCVRSGCENPPVVSKDWDNEYCSNECVVKHCRDVFLAWVASRNSNTVVFVK, from the exons ATGGAG TTTCCCGGAGGAAATGACAATTACCTGACGATCACAGGGCCCTCGCACCCCTTCCTGTCAGGGGCCGAG ACGTTCCATACACCAAGCCTGGGTGATGAAGAATTTGAAATCCCCCCTATCTCCTTGGATTCTGATCCCTCACTGGCTGTCTCAGATGTGGTTGGCCACTTTGATGACCTGGCAGACCCTTCCTCCTCTCAGGATGGCAGCTTTTCAGCCCAGTATGGGGTCCAGACATTGGACATGCCTGTGGGCATGACCCATGGCTTGATGGAGCAGGGCGGGGGGCTCCTGAGTGGGGGCTTGACCATG GACTTGGATCATTCTATAGGAACTCAGTATAGCGCCAATCCACCTGTTACAATTGATGTACCAATGACAGACATGACATCTGGCTTGATGGGGCATAGCCAGTTGACCACCATTGATCAGTCAGAACTGAGTTCTCAACTTGGTTTGAGCTTAGGGGGTGGCACCATCCTGCCACCTGCCCAGTCACCTGAGGATCGTCTTTCAACCACACCTTCACCTACTAGTTCACTTCATGAGGATGGTGTTGAGGAATTCCGGAGG CAACTTCCCAGCCAGAAGACAGTTGTGGTGGAAGCAGGGAAAAAGCAGAAGGccccaaagaagagaaaaaagaaggatcCTAATGAACCTCAAAAACCAGTTTCAGCATATGCTTTATTCTTTCGTGACACACAGGCTGCCATCAAGGGACAGAATCCCAATGCCACTTTTGGGGAGGTTTCAAAAATTGTGGCTTCCATGTGGGACAGTCTTGGAGAGGAGCAAAAACAG GTATATAAGAGGAAAACTGAAGCTGCCAAGAAGGAGTATCTGAAGGCTCTGGCTGCTTATAAAGACAATCAAGAGTGTCAG GCTACTGTGGAAACAGTGGAATTGGATCCAGCGCCCCCATCACAGACTCCTTCTCCGCCTCCTGTGACTACTGCTGAGCCAGCCTCTCCAGCAGCAGCCTCAACAGAGCCCCCTGCCCTGTCTCCTTCCATTGTTGTGAATTCCACTCTTTCATCCTATGTAGCAAACCAGGCATCTTCTGGGGCTGGGGGTCAGCCCAATATTACCAAGTTGATTATTACCAAACAGATGTTGCCCTCTTCTATTACTATGTCTCAAGGAGGGATGGTTACCGTTATCCCAGCCACAGTGGTGACCTCCCGGGGGATCCAACTAGGCCAAACCAGTACAGCTACTATCCAGCCTAGTCAGCAAGCCCAGATCGTCACTAGGTCAGTGCTGcaggcagcagctgcagcagcagcttccATGCAATTGCCTCCGCCCCGACTACAACCCCCTCCGTTGCAGCAAATGCCTCAGCCCCCGGCTCAGCAGCAAGTCGCCATCCTGCAGCAGCCTCCCCCGCTGCAGGCCATGCAGCAGCCCCCACCTCAGAAATTTCGAATCAATCTACAGCAGCAGCCGCCGCCACTGCAGGTCAAGCTTGTGCCTCCACCCACTCTAAAAATGCAGACTACCTTGGTTCCACCACCTGTAGAAAGGAGTCCGGAGCGGCCTGTGAACAGCAGCCCTGAGACCCACACAGTGGAGGAAACCTCTCCTGAGACAATCTGTGAGATGATCACAGATGTAGTTCCTGAG GTTGAGTCTCCTTctcaaatggatgttgaattggTGAGTGGGTCTCCTATGACGCTCTCACCCCAGCCTCGATGTGTGAGGTCTGGCTGTGAGAACCCTCCCGTTGTGAGTAAGGACTGGGACAATGAGTACTGCAGCAATGAGTGCGTGGTGAAGCACTGCAG ggaTGTCTTCTTGGCCTGGGTAGCCTCTAGAAACTCAAACACAGTAGTGTTTGTGAAGTAG